A single window of Streptomyces aquilus DNA harbors:
- a CDS encoding FUSC family protein, with the protein MLDVREWMTSLVRFVKRRRDPAVVHALRSAAAATIAYVIALRLSPEPAPLTAPLTALLVVQVTLYATLTNGIRRVNSVVAGVLVAIAFSLLVGLTWWSLALLILASLAVGHLVKVDEYVPEVAISAMLVLGVTTVGDTAWARVLETLIGAVVGLGFNLLFAPPVWVDEAGESIEGLARRVRQLMLRMGEEAAGRTPVERARQRLHEARQLDHDIVEVDAALRQAEDSLRLNPRVREGLLHRVVLRTGLDTLEICTVVLRVLARTFADLAKERDPEPLFGAQSGAAVDQLLSEIADAIVSFAVLVTAHVSQSAESAEERLASELRQAAATRDKLAQLLLEEVQRDARQWQLHGAVLTEVNRILDELDTEHRSRRLLEELDRTSQEQRERLPRLTKFQERVRRNRLAPARRSR; encoded by the coding sequence ATGCTGGATGTACGTGAGTGGATGACGTCCCTGGTGCGCTTCGTGAAGCGCCGCAGGGACCCCGCGGTCGTCCATGCGCTGCGGTCCGCTGCCGCGGCGACGATCGCGTACGTCATCGCGCTGCGCCTGAGCCCGGAGCCGGCCCCGCTCACCGCGCCCCTGACCGCGCTGCTGGTCGTCCAGGTCACCCTCTACGCGACGCTCACCAACGGCATCCGCCGGGTCAACTCCGTGGTGGCCGGTGTGCTGGTCGCCATCGCCTTCAGCCTGCTGGTCGGCCTGACGTGGTGGAGCCTCGCGCTGCTGATCCTGGCCTCGCTGGCGGTGGGGCATCTGGTGAAGGTCGACGAGTACGTGCCCGAGGTGGCGATCAGCGCGATGCTGGTCCTCGGGGTGACGACGGTCGGGGACACCGCGTGGGCGCGAGTGCTGGAGACCCTGATCGGGGCGGTCGTCGGCCTCGGCTTCAACCTGCTGTTCGCGCCGCCGGTGTGGGTGGACGAGGCGGGCGAGTCGATCGAGGGGCTGGCCCGCCGGGTACGGCAGTTGATGCTGCGCATGGGCGAGGAGGCCGCGGGCCGCACCCCCGTGGAGCGCGCGAGGCAGCGGCTGCACGAGGCACGCCAGCTCGACCACGACATCGTCGAGGTGGACGCCGCGCTGCGGCAGGCCGAGGACAGCCTGCGGCTCAATCCGCGCGTCCGTGAGGGGCTGCTGCACCGGGTGGTGCTGCGCACCGGCCTGGACACGCTGGAGATCTGCACGGTCGTGCTGCGGGTCCTCGCCCGCACCTTCGCCGACCTCGCCAAGGAACGCGACCCCGAGCCGCTGTTCGGCGCGCAGTCGGGCGCCGCCGTGGACCAGTTGCTGTCCGAGATCGCGGACGCCATCGTCAGCTTCGCGGTGCTGGTCACCGCCCATGTCAGCCAGAGCGCCGAGTCGGCCGAGGAGCGGCTCGCCTCCGAGCTGCGGCAGGCCGCGGCCACCCGCGACAAGCTCGCCCAGCTGCTCCTGGAGGAGGTGCAGCGCGACGCCCGCCAGTGGCAGCTGCACGGGGCGGTGCTGACCGAGGTCAACCGCATCCTCGACGAGCTGGACACCGAGCACCGCTCGCGGCGGCTCCTGGAGGAGCTGGACCGCACCTCCCAGGAGCAGCGCGAACGGCTGCCGCGGCTCACCAAGTTCCAGGAGCGCGTACGCAGGAACCGGCTCGCTCCCGCCAGGCGCTCCAGGTGA
- a CDS encoding TIGR03086 family metal-binding protein: MADTRGFEVLTGAHDYLREVVAGVPAGAWGAATPCSEWTARQVLNHARIDQQGYGLAITGGRPDSDPFHPEDALAADPSAQLDEVLRMVAAAYAGLPADSEAVPTPLGPLPLPFAAAAAAMDAAVHAWDIAVATGQDLPLTEELAEGIRPLADHLVDHLRDSYQVFAPARQVPAGAGQAESLLAFLGRDPHWKP; encoded by the coding sequence ATGGCGGACACCCGAGGGTTCGAGGTTCTCACAGGTGCGCACGACTATCTCCGTGAGGTGGTCGCGGGGGTGCCGGCGGGGGCCTGGGGAGCGGCGACGCCGTGCAGCGAGTGGACGGCACGCCAGGTGCTCAACCACGCGCGGATCGACCAGCAGGGCTACGGTCTCGCGATCACCGGCGGGCGCCCCGACTCCGACCCCTTCCACCCCGAGGACGCCCTCGCCGCGGACCCGTCCGCGCAGCTCGACGAGGTGCTGCGGATGGTGGCGGCCGCGTACGCGGGGCTGCCCGCGGACAGCGAGGCGGTGCCCACGCCCCTCGGCCCGCTGCCCCTGCCGTTCGCCGCCGCGGCGGCCGCGATGGACGCGGCCGTGCACGCCTGGGACATCGCCGTCGCGACGGGCCAGGACCTACCGCTCACGGAGGAGCTGGCCGAGGGCATCCGGCCGCTCGCGGACCACCTCGTGGACCATCTCCGCGACTCCTACCAGGTGTTCGCCCCCGCCCGGCAGGTGCCGGCCGGCGCCGGCCAGGCCGAGTCCCTGCTCGCCTTCCTCGGCCGCGACCCGCACTGGAAGCCCTGA
- a CDS encoding CGNR zinc finger domain-containing protein has translation MTAHSPDPDLVFPFIGGRPCLNFVATLGKRHATPKERLPDTAALARWLTQAELAAGEEPVRVSARDLADARLLREAVHRFVRAAMAGQAPDAADVELINATAARPDLAPQWGAVRWTARHPARAALATVARDAVLLASGPLMARVKECENPECSLLFLDDSQARRRRWCSMERCGNLAKIAGYRSRSRAVGSA, from the coding sequence GTGACCGCCCACAGCCCCGACCCCGATCTCGTCTTCCCGTTCATCGGGGGCCGCCCCTGTCTGAACTTCGTCGCCACGCTCGGCAAACGGCACGCCACGCCCAAGGAGCGGCTGCCGGACACCGCCGCCCTGGCGCGCTGGCTGACCCAGGCGGAGCTGGCCGCGGGCGAGGAGCCGGTGCGGGTGAGCGCGCGGGATCTCGCGGACGCCCGGCTGCTGCGCGAGGCCGTCCATCGCTTCGTGCGGGCCGCCATGGCGGGGCAGGCGCCGGACGCGGCCGACGTCGAGCTGATCAACGCCACGGCGGCGCGCCCGGATCTGGCCCCCCAGTGGGGCGCGGTGCGCTGGACGGCGAGGCATCCCGCGCGCGCGGCCCTGGCCACCGTCGCGCGGGACGCCGTACTGCTGGCGAGCGGGCCGCTGATGGCGCGGGTCAAGGAGTGCGAGAACCCGGAGTGTTCCCTGCTGTTCCTCGACGACTCCCAGGCCCGGCGGCGGCGTTGGTGCTCGATGGAGCGGTGCGGCAACCTCGCGAAGATCGCCGGCTACCGGTCCCGCAGCCGGGCCGTCGGCAGCGCCTGA
- a CDS encoding quinone oxidoreductase family protein — protein MRAVRIDEFGGPEVLVEVEVPEPVPGPGEVLVRVAAAGVNRADALVRRGVYHRAGKPPLIPGAEASGVIAEVGEGVEGLAVGQRVVALDAGKSPGFYAELAVVPATQVVVLPDGVGLVEAAALPVAWLSAWYCVRHLAQVGKGDTVVVKAAASGVGTAAVQIAADAGARVIALAGSAEKAAWAAEFGADAVVDTSVHPGDAEVEEVLRLTDGRGAEVVLDTVGGASFGRSLRQVAQGGRVVALANVALEPSTIDTRDFYPKNVTIHGFQLTNRQLQGYDPRADLRELADRVAAGVYRVPVETVLPLAQARAAHERLENRANRGKIVLAVGALD, from the coding sequence ATGCGTGCGGTGCGGATCGACGAGTTCGGCGGGCCCGAGGTGCTGGTCGAGGTCGAGGTGCCGGAGCCGGTGCCGGGACCGGGGGAGGTGCTCGTACGGGTCGCGGCGGCCGGCGTGAACCGCGCCGACGCCCTCGTGAGGCGGGGTGTCTACCATCGCGCCGGCAAGCCCCCGCTGATTCCGGGCGCCGAGGCGTCCGGTGTGATCGCCGAGGTGGGGGAGGGGGTGGAGGGGCTCGCGGTCGGGCAGCGGGTCGTCGCCCTGGACGCCGGGAAGTCCCCCGGCTTCTATGCCGAGTTGGCTGTGGTGCCCGCCACCCAGGTGGTCGTGCTGCCCGACGGCGTGGGCCTGGTCGAGGCGGCCGCGCTGCCCGTCGCGTGGCTCTCCGCCTGGTACTGCGTACGGCATCTCGCCCAGGTCGGCAAGGGCGACACCGTGGTGGTGAAGGCGGCGGCGAGCGGGGTCGGTACCGCGGCCGTGCAGATCGCCGCCGACGCGGGGGCCCGGGTGATCGCGCTCGCCGGATCGGCCGAGAAGGCCGCCTGGGCGGCGGAGTTCGGGGCGGACGCCGTCGTCGACACCTCCGTGCACCCCGGTGACGCCGAGGTCGAGGAGGTGCTGCGGCTGACCGACGGGCGCGGTGCCGAGGTCGTCCTCGACACCGTCGGGGGCGCGTCCTTCGGCCGGAGTCTGCGCCAGGTCGCGCAGGGCGGCCGGGTCGTCGCGCTCGCCAACGTGGCGCTGGAGCCCAGCACGATCGACACCCGCGACTTCTACCCGAAGAACGTGACGATCCACGGCTTCCAGCTCACCAACCGGCAGTTGCAGGGCTACGACCCCCGGGCCGACCTGCGGGAACTGGCCGACCGGGTCGCCGCGGGCGTCTACCGCGTGCCGGTCGAGACGGTGCTGCCGCTCGCGCAGGCGCGCGCGGCGCACGAGCGGCTGGAGAACAGGGCGAACCGCGGCAAGATCGTGCTGGCCGTGGGCGCCCTGGACTGA
- a CDS encoding FBP domain-containing protein — MRSLTEHDIRNAFVNCSKGEAKRLAVPRDLDERPWDDLDFLGWRDPGAPDRSYLVTERRGRPVALSMRLASAHRGFLHRSMCSLCLTTHPGGGVALMTARKAGAAGRDGNSVGLYMCSDLACSLYVRGKKVPQSTLRIEESLTLEEQIARTTGNLSAFLDKLDA, encoded by the coding sequence ATGAGATCACTGACCGAGCACGACATCCGCAATGCTTTCGTCAACTGCTCCAAAGGAGAGGCCAAGCGCCTGGCCGTGCCGCGCGATCTCGACGAACGCCCTTGGGACGACCTGGACTTCCTCGGCTGGCGAGATCCCGGAGCGCCGGACCGCAGTTACCTGGTCACCGAGCGGCGAGGGCGGCCCGTCGCCCTGAGCATGCGGCTCGCGTCCGCGCACCGCGGCTTCCTGCACCGCAGCATGTGCTCGCTGTGCCTGACGACCCACCCGGGCGGCGGCGTCGCGCTGATGACCGCCCGCAAGGCGGGCGCGGCCGGCCGCGACGGCAACTCGGTCGGCCTGTACATGTGCTCCGACCTGGCCTGTTCGCTCTACGTCCGGGGCAAGAAGGTGCCGCAGAGCACGCTGCGGATCGAGGAGAGCCTGACGCTGGAGGAGCAGATCGCCCGCACCACGGGCAATCTGTCCGCCTTCCTCGACAAACTGGACGCCTGA
- a CDS encoding DUF3626 domain-containing protein: MNFEGVRSPRARAALRHVAALSSGPAVDPDVRITLNFHPDRLTGGLPILEALLRDGTYHSQFVTGTSNGGLTAHPGGDRWRWESRIFGGAYDEAAPHDRPVYGALNFRRQVVGAAPRFGSSHFRLTGAALPRATFCYPDSAAEPAHFGVAAGMSLIALAEADDQDALNDYIEAQIHGGVTLAGDVEALVLDACYRGTPVEAAARLLPCPVEWHPGYRLSVPELRRRAHYRGEEYAELGARIAEGGHIDPRLIGDAARTGGHDLQDLKMVWHTLARYGAPEGAGTASGVGDDRASAGHTPDGTTPEAPVIVHIVN; encoded by the coding sequence GTGAATTTCGAGGGCGTTCGGTCACCCCGGGCGCGGGCGGCGCTGCGGCACGTGGCGGCACTGTCGTCGGGGCCGGCCGTCGACCCCGACGTACGCATCACGCTGAACTTCCACCCCGACCGGCTGACCGGCGGGCTGCCCATCCTGGAGGCGCTGCTGCGGGACGGCACCTACCACTCCCAGTTCGTGACGGGCACGAGCAACGGCGGCCTGACTGCGCACCCCGGCGGCGACCGCTGGCGCTGGGAGAGCCGCATCTTCGGCGGCGCCTACGACGAGGCCGCGCCGCACGACCGGCCCGTGTACGGCGCGCTGAACTTTCGCCGGCAGGTCGTCGGCGCGGCCCCGCGGTTCGGCTCCTCGCACTTCCGGCTGACCGGCGCCGCGCTGCCCCGGGCCACCTTCTGCTACCCCGACAGTGCCGCCGAGCCCGCCCACTTCGGTGTGGCCGCCGGGATGTCCCTGATCGCCCTGGCCGAGGCGGACGACCAGGACGCCCTCAACGACTACATCGAGGCCCAGATCCACGGCGGCGTCACCCTCGCCGGGGACGTGGAGGCGCTAGTGCTGGACGCCTGCTACCGCGGCACGCCCGTCGAGGCGGCGGCCCGGCTGCTGCCCTGCCCCGTCGAGTGGCACCCCGGATACCGGCTGAGCGTGCCGGAGCTGCGCCGGCGCGCGCATTACCGGGGTGAGGAGTACGCGGAACTGGGCGCCCGGATCGCCGAGGGCGGCCACATCGACCCGAGGCTCATCGGCGACGCCGCCCGCACCGGCGGCCACGACCTCCAGGACCTGAAGATGGTCTGGCACACCCTCGCCCGCTACGGCGCCCCGGAGGGTGCGGGCACCGCCAGCGGCGTCGGTGACGACCGCGCGTCGGCCGGCCACACCCCGGACGGCACCACCCCGGAGGCCCCCGTCATAGTTCACATCGTGAATTAA
- a CDS encoding ROK family transcriptional regulator — MAGRNGRTVRDLRRANRTAVLQRLYFDGPLSRFELGPATGLSSGSVSNVVADLVADGLLEEAGSVDSDGGRPRTLLRVAPGSGHMIGVDVGETRVRVELFDLTLTELARAERPLTQQRYDVEVIVGHIRDGVAEVLADAGIAPEQLLGVGIGVPGIVERTPERGAVVHGQTIGWDAVPLEALLRSTSRLPDTVRYFIDNGAKTLGQAEMWFGGGRGAHNAVVVLFGSGVGACLVTPEVENGRAVEWGHLTVRVRGRRCRCGALGCLEAYAGAESLLDRWREEGGRPPEGTDEETALTAMLAAAYPADDSAADPVALAVLEETAEYLGAGLSDLINLFQPERILIGGWAGLQLGTRFLPAVRRHAASYALRHPAEKVTIDLGRLGPDAVTVGAAILPLADFFARGGRRPEPAPEGPHPAWRTALEERSPH; from the coding sequence ATGGCGGGGCGGAACGGGCGTACGGTACGCGATCTGAGGCGGGCCAACCGGACAGCCGTGCTGCAACGGCTCTACTTCGACGGGCCCCTCAGCCGCTTCGAACTCGGCCCGGCGACCGGCCTCAGCTCCGGCTCGGTCAGCAACGTCGTCGCCGATCTCGTCGCCGACGGCCTGCTGGAGGAGGCGGGCAGCGTCGACTCCGACGGCGGCCGCCCCCGCACCCTGCTGCGCGTGGCCCCCGGCAGCGGCCACATGATCGGCGTCGACGTCGGCGAGACCCGGGTCCGCGTCGAGCTGTTCGACCTGACCCTCACCGAACTGGCCCGCGCCGAACGGCCGTTGACCCAGCAGCGCTACGACGTCGAGGTCATCGTCGGCCACATCCGCGACGGCGTCGCCGAGGTCCTCGCCGACGCGGGCATCGCCCCCGAGCAGCTCCTCGGCGTCGGCATCGGTGTCCCCGGCATCGTGGAGCGCACCCCGGAGCGCGGAGCGGTGGTGCACGGCCAGACCATCGGCTGGGACGCGGTCCCGCTGGAGGCACTGCTGCGCTCGACCTCCCGACTCCCCGACACCGTCCGCTACTTCATCGACAACGGCGCCAAGACCCTCGGCCAGGCCGAGATGTGGTTCGGCGGCGGACGCGGCGCGCACAACGCGGTCGTCGTCCTCTTCGGCTCCGGCGTCGGCGCCTGCCTGGTCACGCCCGAGGTGGAGAACGGCCGGGCGGTCGAGTGGGGGCATCTGACGGTACGGGTGCGGGGCCGCCGCTGCCGGTGCGGCGCGCTCGGCTGCCTGGAGGCGTACGCGGGCGCCGAGTCGCTGCTCGACCGCTGGCGCGAGGAGGGCGGCCGGCCCCCCGAGGGCACCGACGAGGAGACGGCACTGACCGCGATGCTCGCCGCCGCCTACCCGGCCGACGACAGCGCCGCCGACCCGGTCGCGCTGGCCGTGCTGGAGGAGACCGCCGAGTACCTGGGCGCGGGCCTGTCCGACCTGATCAACCTCTTCCAGCCCGAGCGCATCCTCATCGGCGGCTGGGCGGGCCTCCAGCTGGGCACCCGCTTCCTGCCCGCCGTGCGCCGCCACGCGGCCTCGTACGCCCTGCGGCACCCGGCCGAGAAGGTCACCATCGACCTCGGCCGGCTCGGCCCCGACGCGGTCACCGTCGGCGCCGCGATCCTGCCGCTGGCGGACTTCTTCGCCCGCGGCGGGCGCCGCCCCGAACCCGCCCCCGAGGGCCCGCACCCCGCCTGGCGCACGGCCCTGGAGGAGCGGAGTCCGCACTGA
- a CDS encoding SDR family oxidoreductase, with the protein MSSTTGSRIVVTGATGNVGTSVVRLLSEDPDVGSVVGLARRAPEWSPPKTDWVTVDLSAEETDLAAEFTGASAVVHLAWAFQPTHDPAATWRTNVLGSIRVFEAVAAAKVPTLVHTSSVGAYSPGPKDEAVDESWPTHGWPDAAYCREKAYLERALDTFERDHPEVRVVRMRPAFLFKRESASEQRRIFGGRFLPGPLVRPELLPFLPDIPGLRVQALHTDDAAKAYRLALRSEARGAFNLAAEPLVDAELLGELLGARPVRLPRTAARSAIAAAWGLHLLPASPHLFDAVLRLPLMDCTRARTELRWRPDHTATEVLEEFLKGLQQGAGAGTEPMRGRKAG; encoded by the coding sequence GTGAGCAGCACAACGGGCAGCAGGATCGTCGTCACGGGCGCCACCGGCAACGTCGGCACCAGTGTGGTGCGGCTCCTGTCGGAGGATCCGGACGTCGGTTCCGTGGTGGGGCTGGCGCGTCGGGCCCCTGAGTGGTCGCCGCCGAAGACGGACTGGGTCACGGTCGACCTGTCCGCCGAGGAGACGGATCTGGCGGCGGAGTTCACCGGTGCGTCCGCCGTGGTGCATCTGGCCTGGGCGTTCCAGCCGACGCACGATCCGGCGGCGACCTGGCGCACCAACGTCCTGGGGTCCATCCGGGTGTTCGAGGCGGTGGCCGCGGCCAAGGTGCCGACGCTGGTGCACACGTCGTCGGTCGGTGCGTACTCGCCGGGTCCGAAGGACGAGGCCGTGGACGAGTCGTGGCCGACGCACGGCTGGCCGGACGCCGCGTACTGCCGGGAGAAGGCCTATCTGGAGCGGGCCCTGGACACGTTCGAGCGCGACCACCCGGAGGTGCGGGTGGTGCGGATGCGGCCGGCGTTCCTGTTCAAACGGGAGTCGGCGAGCGAGCAGCGCCGCATCTTCGGCGGCCGTTTCCTGCCCGGGCCGCTGGTCCGCCCGGAGCTGCTGCCGTTCCTGCCGGACATCCCGGGCCTGCGGGTGCAGGCCCTGCACACGGACGACGCGGCCAAGGCGTACCGGCTCGCCCTGCGCTCAGAGGCCCGAGGCGCCTTCAACCTCGCGGCGGAGCCGCTGGTGGACGCGGAGCTGCTGGGCGAGCTGCTCGGCGCCCGCCCGGTCCGCCTGCCCCGCACCGCGGCCCGCTCGGCGATCGCCGCGGCCTGGGGCCTGCACCTGCTGCCCGCCTCCCCGCACCTCTTCGACGCGGTCCTGCGCCTGCCCCTGATGGACTGCACCCGCGCCCGCACAGAACTCCGCTGGCGCCCGGACCACACGGCGACCGAGGTGCTGGAGGAGTTCCTGAAGGGGCTCCAGCAGGGAGCCGGCGCGGGCACGGAGCCGATGCGGGGGCGCAAGGCGGGCTGA
- a CDS encoding helix-turn-helix domain-containing protein: MRPGRVGGVGLSLGERVRSSVAALMHATGESQADVAVALGVSQAQVSRRQSGSAAWSLADCDALAAHFGIDVLDLLAGPTRACETLPVRKRRAGGPRAVAR; encoded by the coding sequence ATGAGGCCGGGTAGGGTTGGCGGGGTGGGACTGTCCTTGGGAGAACGGGTGAGGTCGTCGGTGGCCGCGTTGATGCACGCGACGGGTGAGTCACAGGCGGACGTCGCCGTCGCGCTCGGCGTGAGCCAGGCCCAGGTGAGCCGCCGCCAGTCCGGCAGCGCCGCCTGGAGCCTGGCCGACTGCGACGCGCTCGCCGCGCACTTCGGCATCGACGTCCTCGACCTCCTCGCCGGACCCACCCGGGCCTGCGAGACCCTGCCCGTACGCAAGCGCCGCGCCGGTGGCCCGAGGGCGGTGGCCCGATGA
- a CDS encoding helix-turn-helix domain-containing protein, translated as MTDFDAIDALLAGARQEVPLPPVDVRRALREGLSLSRAQVAQALGVSPSTVGGWEAGRDPSGEVREKYAYFLEGAQAKLADRSEEAAAEEDVEPATAEDETGESDDVESDEVEALAAPRPCVLCGTPAHQEVAGFPQHLDPADCGTTTPAAPAPEPEPEKEPAQATEPAHAAKPAYAAKPAHATKPAHAAKPVRVVPVGRRMQAASQEPDLIASAVAGALAQHGGDLEAATAALVKKAIPDAMALLDETRKGGRYDVVAHPWIPDILRKQTARGADRIWEARPKWARTELPPGLHEVTALDINGAYLSALKTHLPIGQLEHSTGFDHDRRRAGVHLITPPAWDHEAELPNPIGNRDEPGPLWVTEPTLRLLLRLSGPKYGLCDPPEIHESFTSGATEGLLEKFRVALKEARDRAIAEGDDVTLEYVKAMYSKFVSTMGESNYNRELYRPDWMHLIRSQAFANLWMKAFKAHEEGLTVVRAMGTDELHVIGDWRRVFPEGRGVSEVKVKDTYTVGEEPDPAAAGEDD; from the coding sequence ATGACGGACTTCGACGCGATCGACGCCCTGCTGGCCGGCGCCCGCCAGGAAGTGCCGCTGCCGCCGGTCGACGTACGGCGCGCCCTGCGCGAAGGCCTCAGCCTCTCCCGCGCCCAGGTGGCCCAGGCCCTCGGGGTGAGCCCCTCGACCGTCGGCGGCTGGGAGGCGGGGCGGGACCCGAGCGGGGAGGTGCGCGAGAAGTACGCGTACTTCCTGGAAGGTGCCCAGGCCAAGCTGGCGGACCGGTCGGAGGAGGCGGCGGCCGAGGAGGACGTGGAGCCCGCGACCGCCGAGGACGAGACGGGCGAGTCCGACGACGTCGAGTCCGACGAGGTCGAGGCCCTCGCCGCGCCCCGGCCCTGCGTTCTGTGCGGCACGCCCGCCCACCAAGAGGTCGCCGGATTCCCGCAGCATCTCGATCCGGCCGACTGCGGTACGACGACACCGGCGGCGCCCGCTCCGGAACCCGAGCCGGAGAAAGAGCCCGCCCAAGCCACCGAGCCCGCTCACGCCGCCAAACCTGCTTACGCCGCCAAGCCCGCCCACGCCACCAAGCCAGCCCACGCCGCCAAGCCCGTCCGCGTCGTCCCCGTAGGACGCCGTATGCAGGCCGCCTCCCAGGAACCCGACCTCATCGCCTCCGCCGTCGCGGGCGCCCTCGCCCAGCACGGCGGGGACCTGGAGGCCGCGACCGCGGCGCTGGTGAAGAAGGCCATCCCGGACGCCATGGCGCTGCTGGACGAGACCCGCAAGGGCGGCCGGTACGACGTCGTCGCGCACCCCTGGATCCCGGACATCCTGCGCAAGCAGACCGCCCGGGGCGCCGACCGCATCTGGGAGGCCCGCCCCAAGTGGGCCCGCACCGAACTCCCCCCGGGCCTGCACGAGGTGACCGCGCTCGACATCAACGGCGCGTACCTGTCGGCGCTCAAGACCCATCTGCCGATCGGCCAGTTGGAGCACTCCACCGGCTTCGACCACGACCGCCGCCGCGCGGGCGTCCATCTGATCACCCCGCCGGCCTGGGACCACGAGGCCGAGCTGCCGAACCCGATCGGCAACCGCGACGAGCCCGGCCCGCTCTGGGTCACCGAACCGACCCTGCGGCTGCTGCTGCGCCTGTCGGGGCCGAAGTACGGGCTGTGCGACCCGCCGGAGATCCACGAGTCGTTCACCTCGGGCGCCACCGAGGGCCTGCTGGAGAAGTTCCGGGTCGCGTTGAAGGAGGCCCGGGACCGGGCGATCGCCGAGGGCGACGACGTGACGCTGGAGTACGTGAAGGCGATGTACTCCAAGTTCGTCTCCACCATGGGGGAGTCGAACTACAACCGGGAGCTGTACCGCCCCGACTGGATGCACCTCATCCGCTCGCAGGCCTTCGCCAACCTCTGGATGAAGGCGTTCAAGGCCCACGAGGAGGGCCTCACGGTCGTCCGCGCCATGGGCACCGACGAGCTCCATGTGATCGGTGACTGGCGGCGGGTCTTCCCGGAGGGCCGCGGGGTCTCCGAGGTGAAGGTCAAGGACACGTACACCGTCGGCGAGGAACCCGACCCCGCGGCCGCGGGAGAGGACGACTGA
- a CDS encoding SDR family NAD(P)-dependent oxidoreductase, whose translation MSTAQHKIGSGYDAHSTADDVLAGIDLSGKLAVVTGGYSGLGLETTRALTKAGARVVVPARRPDTAREALAVIDGAEVDTLDLGDLDSVRAFAERFLASGRTIDLMIDNAGIMACPETRVGPGWEAQFATNHLGHFALVNRLWPAIAPGGARVVSVSSRAHHFSGMRWDDVHWRQGYDKWEAYGQAKTANVLFAVHLDRLGADQGVRAFSLHPGGIHTPLQRHIPKEEMIERGWIDEDGTLLNPGSFKTPEQGAATQVWAATSPQLDGMGGVYLEDCDIAEPAVDGDVSGGVKAWATDPEQAARLWELSAELTGVNAF comes from the coding sequence ATGAGCACTGCACAGCACAAGATCGGTTCGGGATACGACGCCCACAGCACGGCCGACGACGTCCTCGCCGGCATCGACCTCTCCGGGAAGCTCGCGGTCGTCACCGGCGGCTACTCGGGACTCGGCCTGGAGACCACCCGTGCGCTCACCAAGGCGGGCGCCCGCGTGGTCGTCCCGGCCCGCCGCCCCGACACCGCCCGTGAGGCCCTGGCGGTCATCGACGGCGCCGAGGTGGACACGCTCGACCTCGGCGACCTGGACAGCGTCCGCGCCTTCGCCGAACGCTTCCTCGCCTCCGGCCGCACCATCGACCTGATGATCGACAACGCCGGGATCATGGCCTGCCCCGAGACCCGGGTCGGCCCCGGCTGGGAGGCCCAGTTCGCCACCAACCACCTCGGTCACTTCGCCCTCGTCAACCGGCTGTGGCCGGCGATCGCGCCCGGCGGCGCCCGCGTGGTCTCGGTGTCCTCGCGCGCCCACCACTTCTCCGGGATGCGCTGGGACGACGTCCACTGGCGGCAGGGCTACGACAAGTGGGAGGCGTACGGCCAGGCGAAGACCGCGAACGTCCTGTTCGCCGTCCACCTCGACCGGCTCGGCGCCGACCAGGGCGTGCGCGCCTTCTCCCTCCACCCGGGCGGCATCCACACCCCGCTCCAGCGCCACATCCCCAAGGAGGAGATGATCGAGCGCGGCTGGATCGACGAGGACGGCACCCTCCTCAACCCCGGCTCCTTCAAGACCCCGGAGCAGGGCGCGGCCACCCAGGTGTGGGCGGCGACGTCGCCGCAGCTGGACGGCATGGGCGGGGTCTACCTGGAGGACTGCGACATCGCCGAGCCCGCCGTCGACGGCGATGTGAGCGGCGGCGTCAAGGCCTGGGCGACCGACCCGGAGCAGGCGGCGCGCCTGTGGGAGCTGTCGGCGGAGCTGACGGGCGTGAACGCCTTCTAG
- a CDS encoding HAD family hydrolase — MERAAVFDVDGTLVDTNHLHVTTWWEAFRQAGHQVPMHAVHRAVGLGSEDLIAHLLGDDRDKDQDEQLSAAHKALYGQYFDRLPALRDAGRLLRRLDHDGWTVVLATSAGGAELSALRRAIGADDAIKATASADDVTEGKPAPEPVEHALELAGVPAERAVFVGDTVWDMQAGSRAGVRCVGVLCGGIPRADLVGAGAEAVYDDPADLLSSLADSPFA; from the coding sequence ATGGAACGGGCGGCCGTGTTCGACGTCGACGGCACACTCGTCGACACCAACCATCTGCATGTGACGACCTGGTGGGAGGCCTTCCGCCAGGCGGGACACCAGGTGCCGATGCACGCCGTGCACCGTGCGGTGGGGCTCGGCTCCGAGGATCTGATCGCGCATCTGCTCGGCGACGACCGGGACAAGGACCAGGACGAGCAGCTCAGTGCCGCGCACAAGGCCCTCTACGGCCAGTACTTCGACCGGCTGCCCGCGCTGCGGGACGCCGGACGGCTGCTGCGGCGCCTGGACCACGACGGCTGGACGGTGGTGCTCGCGACCTCGGCCGGCGGTGCGGAGCTGTCCGCGCTGCGCCGCGCGATCGGCGCGGACGACGCGATCAAGGCGACCGCCAGCGCCGACGACGTCACCGAGGGCAAACCCGCCCCGGAACCGGTCGAGCACGCCCTGGAACTGGCGGGCGTCCCCGCCGAGCGGGCGGTCTTCGTCGGCGACACGGTCTGGGACATGCAGGCGGGCAGCCGGGCCGGGGTGCGCTGCGTGGGCGTCCTGTGCGGCGGCATCCCGCGCGCCGACCTCGTCGGGGCGGGCGCGGAGGCGGTCTACGACGACCCCGCCGACCTGCTCTCCTCGCTGGCGGACAGCCCGTTCGCCTGA